Proteins encoded together in one Papio anubis isolate 15944 chromosome 3, Panubis1.0, whole genome shotgun sequence window:
- the OPRPN gene encoding opiorphin prepropeptide: MKLNFLLGLLALISCFTPSESQRFPRRPYLPGQLPPPLPYRPRWVPPSPPPPYGSRLNSPLFLPFVPGRVPPSSFSRFSQAVILSQLFPLEPIRQPRLFQGYPNLHFPLRPYYVGPIRVLKSPFPPIPFFLAVYLPISNPEPQINITTTDTTIITNPPTKTATTSTSTKPTMTVTSSIVPISSTPEPAISTSAAIPTAPTENTTEILTNPPHTISLNATVQVTTSNQTTLSSTASKSFWQKLFAIFG, from the coding sequence CCCAGTGAGAGTCAAAGATTCCCCAGAAGACCATATCTGCCTGGCCAGCTGCCACCACCTCTACCCTACAGGCCAAGATGGGTTCCACCAAGTCCCCCACCTCCCTATGGCTCAAGACTTAATTCaccactttttcttccctttgtccCAGGGCGAGTTCCACCATCTTCTTTTTCTCGATTTAGCCAAGCAGTCATTCTATCTCAACTCTTTCCATTGGAACCTATTAGGCAACCTCGACTCTTTCAGGGTTATCCAAACCTACATTTCCCACTAAGACCTTACTATGTAGGACCTATTAGGGTATTAAAATCCCCATTTCCTCctattccttttttccttgcTGTTTATCTTCCTATCTCTAACCCTGAGCCCCAAATAAATATCACCACTACAGATACAACAATCATCACAAATCCCCCTACCAAAACAGCAACCACCAGCACTTCCACAAAACCCACAATGACGGTCACCTCCTCAATAGTACCTATCTCTTCAACACCAGAGCCTGCCATCTCCACATCAGCAGCAATCCCCACAGCACCTACTGAAAATACTACTGAAATTCTCACCAATCCTCCTCACACCATATCGCTCAATGCCACTGTCCAAGTTACGACTTCCAACCAAACTACATTAAGCAGCACAGCCTCTAAAAGTTTTTGGCAAAAACTCTTTGCCATTTTTGGTTGA